The Papaver somniferum cultivar HN1 chromosome 6, ASM357369v1, whole genome shotgun sequence genome segment ATCTGATCCACTTTCAATGGCAAACCATTTTGAAATTCAACGTACGGATATGCCATTGACTGGTCAACACCTTCAGGATTCCATCTATAAAGATTCAGGAATTTAAATTGAGATTAAAAACTTCTGAACAAGCTCATTAAGAATAACTACAGATGTCACACCCAAGATTAAACACAGATTTACTGAGTCATTTTTACCTGAAATTAAGAACAAGATGATGGAGAAAGAATGAAGTTTCAACTTTAGCAAGTTCAGATCCTGGACAGAATCTTGGTCCTCCACCGAATGGAGTGAATTTCTTGCATGTTTGGCTCTGATTCTgaaatttttaataaaaaaatttagtcAATTATTAATAGATGATCTACAGTAAAAAATATTATAGTATTTGAAATGTTCTTTAAAGAGTCCAATAATAATGCAGCAATTTGAGCTGCATATTAAGAAATTTAAACATAAGATGCTCTGATTTGATTAGCAAATTTTATGGACTTTTTGTTGTTGCAAATGTCATTGATTTATTAATGAATTAAACAGATGGTTATGGATTAAAACTGTAATATGTAAATTAGTGAAAATTACCTCCCATCTCCAAGGATGGAACTCAAGAGCATCATCACCATGAAGAGACGGATCTAGATGGACTGCACTAAAAACAGGTAGGACCTTCCAACCAGATGGAATTATATAatctgaaaaaataaaaaagaaacaaaattattaGAAATCAATAATTATTAAGAAGAAGCTCTAATTATTCTTCTCCTTTTTGAAGCTCATGCATGCATATGCAATATGATTTATTGTAAAGGAAATAGTAGTAGCTGTTTAACATGTAAATGGAGATAATGCAAATCCCAGCATACCTTTAAATCTAATGTCTTTGAGAGCTTTTCTATGCACAAATTTGACAATGTTCCCACATCTCAAAGATTCACTAATAACCTACACATTTTCAAAAAAACAAGTACATTTaacaccaacaaaaacaaaaagccaCATTAGCCATTGTTGACAACACAGTCTAGAAAGTTTTGTAAAgctagagagagagagatagaaaTTCTTTTACATTTTGAGTAAATTCCATTTTCTTATAGTCTTCCCAATTCAAGTACTCATTTTCCTCCTTGCCTCCTCTTATGTTTTCATGTTCCACCTgtaaaaaaagacaaaaacaacaaaaggTAAGAATTTAATACAGGATTTATTATAGGTTGAGAGTCAGGGGAAGAGGGGGAGCAATCAGTCACCTTTAATTGTTGTAATGCAGATGGTGAGTGACCAAGAAACTGGACAGCCATGGCCATCAAGAGAGAAGTAGTTTCATAACCACCAAGTAATGAATCAAGAACAAAACTCACTTTCTCATCCTCAGACAAAGTGTTAACTGATATAAGCATATCAAGAAaatcaccattattcatcttaGAACTGTTATTATTATCACCCTCGATAATTCtacattttcttctttcttctaccATTGCTTTGACAGTAGTAGATATCCTAGTCCTAGCTTGAACAGCTCTTGCATATGGGGTTCCAGGAATATACATTGGAAAAGAGATCAATCCTTTCATAAAAGTTAGGAAATCTTCTAATATCTTTGATGTTTGTGGATCATCTGGTGTTAACCCAAGGATCTGCTTTACGATAACATTGAACGTGAActgcaaacaaaaacaaaaagatcaTAAAGATTAGCAAAGATAAACATCTTGAACATTAAAATTTTCTTATGATGATTAATCTCTAATCTTCAAGAATATATAAGGTTTTGGTTACCTTTCTAGCTTCTTCACAAAACAAGACTTGTTGCTTTCCTTTCCAAGTATTTAGAATTTGGATAGCTGTTCTCTCAATGTCATTTAAGTATTCTGGTTTTGATTTAGTTGTTCCAACCAGTGTAAAAGCCATATTCCTCAACCTTTTATGCGTTTCTCCCACAACCACAAGCATGGAAGAACTCCCAAGTACACCATGAATGGGTTTTGGATAACTGCATTGGAACAATTTGTCTTCATTTTGAAGTATGAAGTAGTTGAGTTCTTGATCACATGATACAATTGTTGGGGAACAAAACAAATGGGATTTGAACACTTTCCCATACCTGAAAACATCAAATAATTATGCATTATTTATTATAAAAAACTAATTAAGATCAGTAATATATGTTACTGAATGAATGATCTATAGTGTAATTTCTACCTTGAAATgtggttgtaaaggaaagagccGATAGAATTGGAACAATGAGGCTTTAAGAAAGAGAGGGTTTCACCAAGCAGAGGCCACCCAAAAGTACCCTTTGGAGTGGGAAGACCAAGATTCAACAACAAAGGCAAGAAATGGTTGAAGATGAGACCCAAAACAAATCCAACCAGACTAACTAAGAGAACAAAACAAACACCTCCAACCATGGGGAGAATTAGTGATAGATATATCTATCAGGAGTATATGCTCAACTATCTGTGAGTCTCTTCTCCAGATATATATATAGATGTCTCTCAGTTTTAGTTTTTGAGGGGAGTGGGATGAAATGAATAAGGAGATATGATGACTACTTGAGAGTTATTAGAGAGAGCTAAAAAGAGActctctcttctctctctctcgcTCTGtctttatctctatctctctcaaAGACTTTGCAGCGGATATGAGATTGCAAAATACGATGGTGTGGGTTGGGAACAAGAAGGCAAGAAGCATGCAAAAGCTAGTAGCATCAAATTCCCATACATAAAAGACAGGacaaacagagagagagagagagggagagacaCTACATTAATTTATTAGTATATATTATGACCTTATTTACACAAAATAAGGGGCTGGAGCTGGAGGAGCTAGGTAGAGCAGAAGAAAGCAAATAGGCTTTTATGCAGATGATGATAAGTTACAGTCTTcgatgataaaaataaaaataaaaataaaaacgctCAGAAGCCTAGGAAATGAAATCAACCTAGAAGTCTAGTCTTGGATATCTAGATACCCCCTGGTCCCTACTAAGATGGAGCCAGACACAGTGGACAGACTAGAGAGAATGACCCATACtcatattttatattattatattaTCAAACACTTAATTAATCTCCATCAAAACAGTGGATGGCAAACACAACAAAGAAACTATTCCACTACAGAGGTATTTTAACTAGTGAAAATAGCAGTGATTACTATTTCAAGAGTGGTATTCTATGGGTAAAAAGTTCAAATTTGCACAACAGATCAAGTGAATGGGCACTTATTCATGTTTGGTGTGAAAAGTATCGTGATGCCCAATTCTAATGGTACATTACAGTACTCTAACGTTGATTGATTAGTCGAGAAACCTTATTTCTCTGCTTGTTTTATCCGGCAGATGCATTTATCACATGTTAGAATTAGATTTCATTGACATCGTAGTCCCATATTTTCCGTCTAAACTTGTACAGCCAAAGCACGGAACATTGAAATGAGTTACTATAAGCACAATGAAAAGGGATCCTAAAGTTTGTTTTCCTCCCTAAACTAAACCGGAATTAAGCTAAAGAGTAAGTAAAGGACATTGTATCTGCATGGTTAAGGGCTTGTTACTTTATAGTGGCCCGTGGGATTAAAAAAATTAGTAAAATGTTATTCTCTTTGTGATAAAAGAAGTCTGactcctagttagtaagttcgcgaatgattcgcgaatcattcgcgaatttttccgtatcacgaattttaccgtcttattcgcgtacgtttgcaactccgaacccaaatcgcgtattatgtggcattcccggattattcgcgaaccgttcacgaattttacgtatcccgaatgatacgtccgcttaattcgccataaattctttagcttttatttttcaaagactccactttttgggctttactgcctcccgagcatacacgaccgaatatttaaagtgttgtaatttttatgaaacaaaaacgactgaagagatttgaaggtgaatgtgagagagatctcaaactcactaaccaagcatctaaaccaccatacgacgtcctcttggataactaatgttgtatatattattaatatcatcatattaagtttattttttctttaaataactcacacatatgcataaaaattggtcta includes the following:
- the LOC113285824 gene encoding cytochrome P450 724B1-like encodes the protein MVGGVCFVLLVSLVGFVLGLIFNHFLPLLLNLGLPTPKGTFGWPLLGETLSFLKPHCSNSIGSFLYNHISRYGKVFKSHLFCSPTIVSCDQELNYFILQNEDKLFQCSYPKPIHGVLGSSSMLVVVGETHKRLRNMAFTLVGTTKSKPEYLNDIERTAIQILNTWKGKQQVLFCEEARKFTFNVIVKQILGLTPDDPQTSKILEDFLTFMKGLISFPMYIPGTPYARAVQARTRISTTVKAMVEERRKCRIIEGDNNNSSKMNNGDFLDMLISVNTLSEDEKVSFVLDSLLGGYETTSLLMAMAVQFLGHSPSALQQLKVEHENIRGGKEENEYLNWEDYKKMEFTQNVISESLRCGNIVKFVHRKALKDIRFKDYIIPSGWKVLPVFSAVHLDPSLHGDDALEFHPWRWENQSQTCKKFTPFGGGPRFCPGSELAKVETSFFLHHLVLNFRWNPEGVDQSMAYPYVEFQNGLPLKVDQILSEASC